In Caballeronia sp. Lep1P3, a single genomic region encodes these proteins:
- a CDS encoding RcnB family protein — MKNQIIAALLSATLGLAAGTSFAQSSHGPEFDRDHGHGPDRAPMMNGHDAPRPPEHAQGPGRDRGHPDWHKGDRLTGEYRDHQYVVDDWRGHGLRQPPRGYQWVGVGADYVLVAAATGLIAQVVLSQ; from the coding sequence ATGAAGAACCAAATCATCGCGGCCCTGTTGTCCGCAACCCTTGGCCTTGCTGCGGGAACGAGTTTCGCCCAGTCGTCGCATGGTCCCGAATTCGATCGCGATCACGGTCACGGACCTGATCGCGCGCCGATGATGAACGGCCACGACGCGCCGCGTCCGCCTGAGCATGCTCAAGGCCCGGGACGCGATCGCGGGCATCCGGACTGGCACAAGGGCGATCGGCTCACCGGCGAGTATCGCGACCATCAATATGTCGTCGATGACTGGCGCGGCCACGGCCTGCGTCAGCCGCCGCGCGGCTATCAGTGGGTGGGCGTGGGCGCCGATTACGTGCTCGTCGCAGCAGCGACGGGGTTGATCGCGCAGGTGGTGTTGTCGCAGTAA